The following DNA comes from Cyanobacteriota bacterium.
CTCTACGTCTGTGTCCCTATGTCTTCTGTGTCCCTATGTCTATGATAGAGAAGCTGGGAGCAGAGAAACGTACCTTCAGCGCTAGAGTCGCTGTGACTGATCTCACTGACCTGTAGATTTCAATGACAAGCACCGCGAGAGATATAGCCAGCATCCATCCGTGTAAGCCTATGAATTCAGATGCAATTAAGCCTGAGCCTGATCACTGAAACACCATCATACTGCCATTCTACTAAATCATGTTAAACAACTGCTGCCTAACACGTTCAATATTTCATTAGAGCCTTAGCCTGACAACCCAGTTCCTATGGGATTTTTGTTCGTGCGTCGGCAATCAGTTGGAATTAAATCAGGGTTTTTGCGGATTGCTAACCAATGACCCGCTCAAAAAGCTTATAGAGTAACGCTAGTACTCCTATCTTCAGCATACTGTAGGCTAGGGCCGCAGATAGCCCTTGGCAACACACTCGTCTACCACCTGTTGCACAAACGCCCACAGGGCCGGCGCACCCGTTTTAATTGGAGCCATGCGGTGTAGCACTTGATCGCGACAGATGCGATGCAGTCGCCAAGTGCCACCTTGGGTTTGCCAGTTCTGGATCAGGGGCTGGATGCGATCAAGGGCTGCTGCAAACTGGGCATCGTCCGTCTCTTGAGCTTCAAATTCATCCCAAAGCTGTCGGAAATAGGTGCCCTGATCTGGGGGTAATAGACCAAACAGGCGATCGGCAGCTTGGTGTTCCCGTGCAGCCTGATCTTGGTTGCCTTGGGAGTCATAGCAGAATGTATCCCCAGCATCAATCTCCACCAAATCATGGATAAGTAACATGGTGATCACCCGCTGAAGATTGACTGGAGCAGGGGCATATTCCCCTAATAACACTGCCATCATGGCTAAGTGCCAAGAGTGTTCAGCGCTATTTTCTCGTCGAGAACCATCGGTCAACAGATTCTGGCGCAGCACCAATTTCAACTGGTCAACTTCTACAATAAATTGAAGTTGTTGCTGGAGTCGGGCATCAAGTAGTGTGGTGTACATAACAAATGAATGAACTGGGGCTACAAGCTTGTATCCTAGTACTCTAAACCCTATTGCATTAATCTCCCATGAGCTTGGATTGGATTGCACCCGCTGAGCGCCTGCGTAATCTGCCTCCCTATGTCTTTGCCCGCTTGGATGAACTGAAAACCAAAGCCAAGGAGCAAGGGCTAGACTTGATTGATTTGGGGATGGGCAATCCTGATGGGGCTACACCCGATCCGGTCGTGCAAGCTGCGATCGCTGCCATTCAAGATACTCGCAACCATGGCTATCCCCCCTTTGAAGGCACCGCTAGTTTTCGCCGCACCATTACCACTTGGTATCATCGTCGCTACGGAGTTACCCTCGACCCTGATGGAGAAGCCTTACCACTGTTGGGATCTAAGGAGGGGTTGACTCACCTAGCACTGGCCTATGTAAACCCCGGCGATTTGGTCTTAGTGCCCAGCCCTGCCTATCCTGCCCATTTTCGCGGGCCTCTAATTGCTGGTGGAGACATTCATATT
Coding sequences within:
- a CDS encoding HD domain-containing protein, encoding MYTTLLDARLQQQLQFIVEVDQLKLVLRQNLLTDGSRRENSAEHSWHLAMMAVLLGEYAPAPVNLQRVITMLLIHDLVEIDAGDTFCYDSQGNQDQAAREHQAADRLFGLLPPDQGTYFRQLWDEFEAQETDDAQFAAALDRIQPLIQNWQTQGGTWRLHRICRDQVLHRMAPIKTGAPALWAFVQQVVDECVAKGYLRP